One genomic region from Thermoplasmata archaeon encodes:
- a CDS encoding roadblock/LC7 domain-containing protein, which yields MTDVWQRLEDAMDDLAHVTDIQAAAVVRRDGLVITHTLPDGVDPKLVAAMTAAIVGTSEMATVQLAQGRFERAIIESDEGKLLSVGAGEEALLVALVYKDANLGLVLMAMEKTARQVDVILHEEAAS from the coding sequence GTGACCGACGTGTGGCAACGCCTGGAGGACGCCATGGACGATCTCGCCCACGTCACCGACATCCAAGCCGCTGCCGTGGTACGACGCGACGGCCTCGTGATCACACACACCCTCCCCGACGGCGTCGATCCCAAACTCGTCGCGGCGATGACCGCCGCGATCGTCGGGACCTCGGAGATGGCCACGGTCCAACTCGCCCAGGGGAGGTTCGAACGGGCCATCATCGAATCCGACGAGGGGAAACTGCTCAGCGTCGGCGCCGGGGAGGAGGCCCTCCTGGTCGCGTTGGTCTACAAGGACGCGAACCTGGGGCTCGTGCTCATGGCCATGGAGAAGACCGCGCGGCAGGTGGACGTCATCCTGCACGAGGAGGCTGCATCGTGA
- a CDS encoding roadblock/LC7 domain-containing protein, with protein MTDGAHTRFIAILQELRRIPDVVAVALARRDGLLIAHLLPKNMDPKRIAAMAAAIVGTSEMAADEMGLGSFFQSIVDSGKAKMLATGAGEEGILITIVRTDANMGLVLLSVGKAVQAIEELLERTAVEVQA; from the coding sequence ATGACCGACGGGGCGCACACCCGATTCATCGCGATTCTCCAGGAGCTCCGACGGATCCCCGACGTGGTCGCGGTGGCGCTCGCACGCCGCGATGGCCTCCTCATCGCACACCTCCTGCCGAAGAACATGGATCCGAAGCGAATCGCGGCGATGGCGGCCGCGATCGTGGGCACCTCGGAGATGGCCGCCGACGAGATGGGGCTGGGCTCGTTCTTCCAGTCCATCGTGGACAGCGGCAAGGCCAAGATGCTGGCCACGGGGGCCGGCGAGGAGGGCATCCTGATCACGATCGTCCGCACGGACGCGAACATGGGCCTCGTCCTGCTCAGCGTCGGGAAGGCGGTCCAAGCCATCGAGGAGCTCCTGGAGCGCACCGCCGTGGAGGTGCAGGCGTGA